The following are encoded in a window of Stigmatella erecta genomic DNA:
- a CDS encoding polyhydroxyalkanoate synthesis regulator DNA-binding domain-containing protein: protein MSEAEQQASTPSKEPKVIKRYTNRKLYDTVESRYVTLDEIAAMIKDGVEVRIVDNRTKEDLTSVTLAQIIFEEEKKKNQMPLAVLREIIRHPGESISGFIQKEVSPRVASIREEAESRVASIREGAESRVASIREGAESRLDKLLGRDDKRDEAAPGEATEVPAAPEGAEGSTSAISPAELLKASQRAVEDWQRKIDERVKQVVENLTGNLPALGRDMQSLLQRLEDLEKKLDEIEKRPKS from the coding sequence CAGCACTCCGAGCAAGGAGCCGAAGGTCATCAAGCGGTACACGAACCGGAAGCTCTACGACACCGTCGAGAGCCGGTACGTGACGCTCGATGAGATCGCCGCGATGATCAAGGACGGCGTCGAGGTGCGGATTGTCGATAACCGCACAAAGGAGGACCTCACCTCCGTGACGCTCGCCCAGATCATCTTCGAGGAGGAGAAGAAGAAGAACCAGATGCCCCTCGCGGTGCTCCGGGAAATCATCCGCCACCCCGGCGAGTCCATCTCGGGCTTCATCCAGAAGGAGGTGTCCCCCCGCGTGGCCTCCATCCGCGAGGAGGCCGAGTCCCGCGTGGCCTCCATCCGCGAGGGCGCCGAGTCCCGCGTGGCCTCCATCCGCGAGGGCGCCGAGTCCCGCCTGGACAAGCTGCTGGGCCGCGACGACAAGCGCGACGAGGCCGCCCCGGGCGAAGCCACCGAGGTGCCCGCCGCCCCGGAGGGCGCCGAGGGCTCCACGTCGGCCATCAGCCCCGCGGAGCTGCTCAAGGCCAGCCAGCGCGCCGTCGAGGACTGGCAGCGGAAGATCGACGAGCGCGTCAAGCAGGTCGTCGAGAACCTCACCGGCAACCTGCCGGCGCTCGGCCGCGACATGCAGTCGCTGCTCCAGCGGCTCGAGGACCTCGAGAAGAAGCTCGACGAAATCGAGAAGCGCCCGAAGTCCTGA
- a CDS encoding ParA family protein: MRRIAFINEKGGTGKTTLAVNTAAWLAQEAGLRVLLVDMDTQGHAGKSLGVDVRTLPRNVFHLLTDSAVRLEDVVQPSAVERLSVLPAYKEMADFPVAVASDARRSRRLADRLAPAEAAGYEAIVFDAPPSMGLTTRNILVASTEVVIPVALTYLSLDGCAELVETVRQVGKEESCPELRVTKVVPTLYRKTALADAILERLRTYFPDALATTPLGINVKIDEAQSHGQTIWEYSPRSKGAEMLAAIAREIHEAATPGEGKGRPPRVA; the protein is encoded by the coding sequence ATGCGGCGTATCGCGTTCATCAATGAGAAGGGCGGCACCGGCAAGACGACGCTCGCGGTGAACACCGCCGCGTGGCTGGCCCAGGAGGCGGGGCTGCGGGTGCTCCTGGTGGACATGGACACCCAGGGGCACGCGGGCAAGTCGCTGGGCGTGGACGTGCGCACGCTGCCGCGCAACGTCTTCCACCTGCTCACCGACAGCGCCGTGCGCCTGGAGGACGTGGTGCAGCCCTCCGCCGTCGAGCGGCTGAGCGTGCTGCCCGCCTACAAGGAGATGGCGGACTTTCCCGTCGCGGTGGCCTCGGATGCGCGCCGCTCGCGCCGGCTCGCCGACCGGCTCGCCCCGGCGGAGGCCGCGGGCTACGAGGCCATCGTCTTCGATGCGCCGCCGTCCATGGGGCTCACCACGCGCAACATCCTGGTGGCCTCCACGGAGGTGGTCATCCCCGTGGCGCTCACGTACCTGTCGCTGGATGGGTGCGCGGAGCTGGTGGAGACCGTGCGCCAGGTGGGGAAGGAAGAGTCCTGCCCGGAGCTGCGCGTCACCAAGGTAGTGCCCACGCTCTACCGCAAGACGGCGCTGGCGGACGCCATCCTGGAGCGGCTGAGAACCTATTTTCCGGATGCGCTGGCCACCACGCCCCTGGGCATCAACGTGAAGATCGACGAGGCCCAGAGCCACGGGCAGACCATCTGGGAGTACTCCCCCCGGAGCAAGGGCGCGGAGATGCTCGCCGCCATCGCGCGGGAGATTCACGAGGCGGCCACCCCCGGTGAGGGCAAGGGACGGCCGCCGCGCGTGGCCTGA
- a CDS encoding ArsA family ATPase, producing the protein MAGLLDKRLWIVSGKGGVGKSTVAAALALRSARAGRRTLVCEVNTQERVSRFLELPPAGPEIRLLEENLWAVDVRPQEAMREYALMTLRFETLYKTVFENRLVRYFLRFIPSLQELVLLGKILYHLQEKRPDGTDRFETIVLDAPATGHAITFLNVPQVLLRTVPPGPMAREALKMRDLLVDPAITAAVLVALPEELPVNEALELHAALRDKVHIRTHAAVLNSVFPERFTDGDLQALAGYPELYTLAKTQHDRAGLAVLAGTKLERNLHVPVYPVPRLFVPSFGRAAIEDIMKHLEPLVMGTA; encoded by the coding sequence ATGGCCGGCCTGCTCGACAAACGCCTGTGGATCGTCTCCGGCAAGGGGGGAGTGGGCAAGAGCACCGTCGCCGCCGCGCTCGCCTTGCGCTCTGCCCGTGCCGGGCGCCGCACCCTCGTGTGTGAGGTGAATACCCAGGAGCGCGTGAGCCGCTTCCTGGAGCTGCCCCCCGCGGGCCCGGAAATCCGCCTCCTGGAGGAGAACCTCTGGGCCGTGGACGTGCGGCCCCAGGAGGCCATGCGCGAGTACGCGCTGATGACGCTGCGCTTCGAGACGCTCTACAAGACGGTCTTCGAGAACCGCCTGGTGCGCTACTTCCTGCGCTTCATCCCCTCGCTGCAGGAGCTGGTGCTGCTCGGCAAGATTCTCTACCACCTGCAGGAGAAGCGCCCGGACGGCACCGACCGCTTCGAGACCATCGTCCTGGACGCACCCGCCACCGGCCACGCCATCACCTTCCTCAACGTGCCCCAGGTGCTGCTGCGCACGGTGCCCCCGGGCCCCATGGCCCGCGAGGCCCTGAAGATGCGCGACTTGCTGGTGGACCCGGCCATCACCGCCGCGGTGCTGGTGGCGCTGCCCGAGGAGCTGCCCGTGAACGAGGCGCTGGAGCTGCACGCGGCCCTGCGGGACAAGGTGCACATCCGCACCCACGCGGCCGTGCTCAACTCCGTGTTCCCCGAGCGCTTCACCGACGGAGATTTGCAGGCGCTCGCCGGCTACCCGGAGCTGTACACCCTGGCCAAGACGCAGCATGACCGCGCGGGCCTGGCGGTGCTCGCGGGCACCAAGCTGGAGCGCAACCTCCACGTGCCCGTCTACCCCGTGCCCCGGCTCTTCGTGCCCTCGTTCGGCCGGGCCGCCATCGAGGACATCATGAAGCACCTGGAGCCCCTGGTGATGGGAACCGCATGA